In Hyphomicrobiales bacterium, one genomic interval encodes:
- a CDS encoding MBL fold metallo-hydrolase, protein MPPHQAAPAPETLDGRWYAVEEIAPGLYGIGEPLYEQRNWSYLIVGAERALLFDTGSYFGDITDLAARLAAGRPLVALPSHMHYDHLGNVTRFSCVALPDLPVLRACASGNAVTPPEELFLGSHEDREAPTFHVTEWLPIGTAIDLGGRAARLLHTPGHSPDSVSLWLADADILLAADFLYPGPLYAQTPGASIADYRATADTLLPLLGHATTILGAHAADAAPTAPRLARPDLECLLACLDRLLETPPVIAPGATATLSVSPHLTIIVGRQALSTVNDN, encoded by the coding sequence ATGCCCCCGCACCAGGCAGCCCCGGCGCCCGAAACCCTCGACGGCCGCTGGTATGCCGTCGAGGAGATCGCACCGGGCCTCTACGGCATCGGCGAGCCGCTCTACGAGCAGCGCAACTGGAGCTACCTCATCGTCGGCGCCGAACGCGCGCTGCTCTTCGACACCGGCTCCTACTTCGGCGACATCACCGACCTTGCCGCCCGCCTCGCCGCCGGCCGCCCCCTCGTCGCGCTCCCCTCGCACATGCACTACGACCACCTCGGCAACGTCACCCGCTTTTCGTGCGTGGCCTTACCGGACCTGCCGGTTCTGCGCGCTTGTGCATCGGGTAATGCCGTCACCCCGCCCGAAGAGCTTTTCCTCGGCAGCCATGAAGACCGCGAGGCTCCGACGTTCCACGTTACGGAATGGCTGCCCATCGGCACCGCCATCGACCTCGGCGGCCGCGCGGCGCGCCTCCTCCACACACCCGGCCATTCACCCGACAGCGTGTCCCTCTGGCTGGCCGACGCCGACATCCTCCTCGCCGCCGACTTCCTCTACCCGGGTCCCCTCTATGCCCAGACGCCCGGTGCGAGCATCGCCGACTACCGCGCGACCGCAGACACCCTCCTCCCGCTGCTCGGCCACGCGACCACCATCCTCGGGGCCCATGCCGCCGATGCCGCGCCGACCGCCCCACGGCTCGCGCGGCCCGACCTCGAGTGCCTGCTGGCCTGCCTCGACCGCCTGCTCGAGACACCGCCCGTCATCGCCCCTGGAGCAACCGCGACGCTCTCCGTGAGCCCGCACCTCACCATCATCGTCGGACGGCAGGCACTTTCAACGGTGAACGACAACTGA